The genomic DNA AAATGTAATATTATTCTATATTTACCTAATAATCCAAAAAGTTTTGTGTTCATACTGATTTCTTGCAATGCATATATTTCCTTAGTGTTTTCTATTGGAATATACACTTGACGTCCCTCGGTCTTAAAACATAACGAATTGTCTTTTCTTTCTAAGCTTCCTATACTCATTATAATTCTTGTAGATGTTTTTAAATTTTGCATTTATTATTCTTTTCTACTTCTGGAACTCGATTTGTTTCTAAAAATCTTTTTAAATCAGTAATTAAATGCTCTAATTGTTCTTTTTCTTCATCATCTAATAAAACTTCTACTATTTTTCTACTCTGCTTATTTTTTTCAATTACTTCAATTTTACCTTTTTTATAATACCCTTACTTTTAAGAACATATAAATAGTATAAAACTTGTGCCTTAGCGGCTTCTAAATCAGCATCAGACTTTTTTAATTCTATTAAGTAATCTCCTTTTATTTTATCTATTTTTATATTTTAATAGAGGATTTTTAAAGTTTCATAAAAACTCTTTATACTTTTAATAACTTGAGCTTTATTTTCTATAATCACATTATTTTTTATAAAAAAACTTAAATAATTATTAGAATGAATTTTCTTTGTTCCATCTATTGGTTTATTGATTGACAACAATCCACTCAAATAGTCTCTTTGGGCTAAATAATCATAGTTTTCTTCTGTTTGAGGAACTGTATTTTTATCCACTTTAATATGACTATAATCTCCTCTTCCTAAAATATAACTATCTGTTAAAAGAGCTTCTCCTTTATCATCATATTCCTTTTTAAAAATCTCAATACATTCTTTTAACAATATTTACACCCCCTATACCCAACGAGGATTAACATACGAAAATCCTCTAGCAGCCATGCAACCACAACCTACACCAAGAGCAAAAAATGCAAGTTTTTGAGCTATTTCATTTTTAGCAATTTCTAACTCTATTTTTTCTCCTAAAATACTAATATCTTTATATTTAGTAGAAACAGGCATTTTACTTTTAAATCTTATTCCAGAAAACATTTCAATATTTTTATCTAATTTTGTTTTATAAAATTCGTTATATTTTTTAGTAAGATTGATCCTCAATAGATTTAAATATTCTTCTATAGATAACTCATCCCTCCAATACAACTTTTGAGTTTTTATAACAACAGGTGTAACAGAAATTAATTTGCTAATATATTTTTGCTTTAATAATTGTTCCTTTGTTACAAGACCTTTCATTTCAATAGTTACATTATCTTTTAAGGATTCTATAAAATAATCTTTTAATTCTTCTAAAACAGTTCTAATCTGAATAGTATAAATACTTCCCTCTCTATATTCTCCATTTTTCTCTATAGGATAAAGCAAGTTATAACAATAAAATTTATTTCTTGACTCCTTATGGTATTTTTTCCAATATTCATCTTTTTCTAAAGTATTATCTATAAAAGCAGTTACTTTCTTCATAACACCTTTATAGGAAATATTTTTTAACAGATATACTTTCAAATCTATTTGCCATACATTCATTATTGCCTCCTTTTGTTTTAAAAAAGTTTTTTTTGTTTTAATATAGTTTTTATAATTATAGGTATACTACTTGAGTATCTTTTTGTCAATACATCATAATTTTCTCATTTTATAAAAGTATAATTTAAAGTCAATTCTACTTAATAATATTATAAATTTTATATTTTATATTTAAGTAAGATAAAACAAATAATCTAACAAATAAAATATTTTTATATTTTCATATGAAATATATTCAATTTGTATTAAAAATAAAATCAAATACTATTGAAGTTCCCAATTTTTTATATTTTTTTATTTTTCCTTGTATAAAAAAATATACAGTGATATAATACTTGAGTAAAAATATAAAGTTTAAAGAGGTGTGATATATGAACTCTACATTACCTTACGAAAGAATAAATCATGAACAAGCAAAAGCTATGATGGATACTGAAAAGAAATATAAAATTATAGATGTGAGAACAAAAGAAGAATTTGAATTAGGACATATTAAAAATGCAATAAATATTCCAAATGAGGAAATTTTATTTGAAGATCCCTATGAACTTTCAGATAAAGATGAAATATTAATGATTTATTGTAGAAGTGGACATAGAAGTCTTCAAGCTTCATTAAAATTACATCTTTTAGGTTATAAAAACATCTATGAGTTTGGTGGAATAAATACTTGGCCATATGAAATAGTTAAATAATAAAAAACCACAGCTTGCTAACTGTGGTTTTTCTTATCTATAAATTCTTTAAAACTAAAATCAAAATCTTTTTCTTTTATAATATTCAATAAATTATCAATTTCTTCATTATTATACAAGTCAACATTTTCACCATATGTTTCTAATGCTCTAAACATAGTTTTAAATTTTATCCCATCTATATTTTTTATTACTACATAACTTCTTTCTTCTCGTGTATCAACTATTTCTCCTACTAGTTCAGCTTTTATAAAAACTTCTAAAACATATCTAATCATTTCGTATGGACAACCATATTTTTTAGCTATTTCTTTTATAGTTACTGGATTTGCATTGTTTATATACCTCTCTATTAATTCATACATAACAATAACTCCAACTTCTTCTTTTCCTTGAAATGTAGCATTTTCTGGTCCTTTTCCAACTAAATGGATATCTCTATTTTGTAAAAAATAACAAGAATGTGCTCCAAGTATTAAAAAAAACCACATCATTCTAAGCCAAAAAAGAAATATAAAAATCACTGAAAAGCTTCCATATATTCTATTATAAGTATTTACCATTCCCTGTAATAAAATAAATAGAGTTTGAAATCCATAAAAAAATAGTGAAATAAAAATTGACGATATCAATGCTGGAATAAAATTTACTTTTGTATTTGGTATCATCATATAAAGAGCTGTAAAAAATAACATCAAAGTTATAAATGGCAATATTTTTATAACAACACCAAAATATGTATTTTCATATCCCAACAGTTCTATTATTTTAGTAGTCCCACTAGATACTACAAGTAATGTTGGAAATAAAATAATAAACGATATATAATCTGTAATTTTTCTTAAAAACATTCTAGTTTTTTCTACTTGCCAGATATCATTAAAAGCTTTTTCTATTATAGAAAACATTGAAATTAACGTCCAACCTAATATCAAAAAACCTAATCCAGCAAGTATTCCTGTCCTTGTATTTTCAATAAAATTTTGAGCAAATGTTACTAATAAATCAACTGAGGCTCTATTTAATGGAGAATATTCAATAAGTTTTCGTAAAAAATAGTCATTTATCCCCAACCAGCTTCCTAAACTAAAAAGGATTGCAAATATTGGAACTAAAGATAATATGGTATAAAAGCACAGAGAGGTAACCCATAATCCAGAGTTAGCTCTTTTATAATTTTCAAGTGCTTTTTTCACAACATTTATTATATTGCTTATCTTGCCTTGTGATATTACTTCTCTGAAAAAATCTTTTACACTTTGTAAAGTCACACTATCAATCCTTTCTAATTTTAACGTCCTGTTTCTTTCACATCCATACTTCCAGCATCTACATCAGCAGGATTTAAAATATTTGTTTCTTCTGTTACTTTTGTTTCTATTACTTGATCTGGCAATGATTTATCTCTAAAGTTATTTTCAAATGTCTCTTTATCTATAACAAAAATACTTGATAATCTTACAGGGGATACAAAATAATCTCCTTTTCTGACAACTTTTTCATTTCCATCAGAATCATAAACATAAAAAGGACTTTCTGTTGTCTGCAATCTTTTTAATATTTCATTATTAATTTGTATAGCTTTAAATTCTTTACTTCCATCATTTGAAATATAAGTAGGTGTTACTTCCATTCCTATAATAAGTCTTTCCATTAAATAGTTAGCTGGTATTATTTCAGCTCCATATCCTATAGTTCCAAATAAAGATAACACTGCTAATAACATAATTAATCTCTTTTTCATTTTTTCCCTCCACTTTACTTTTTATCTTTCATATTTCATTTCTTCTAACTTTCTTATTCTATCTTCTGTAGATGGATGTGTACTAAATAAATTAGCCATTTTACTTCCAGCAAGAGGACTTACTATAAACATATTTTCAGTTGCTGGAACTGCATTAGACATTGGAATTCTCCTGCTATACATATCTAGTTTTCTTAGTGCATTTGCTAAATACTCTGGATTTCCACTTACTGTAGCTCCAAATCTATCAGCTTTATATTCCCTTGTTCTTGAAATTGCCATTTGCACCAATAAAGCTGCTAGTGGAGCAAAAATAGCTACTCCTAATAATGCTATTGGATTTCCACCACCATTATCATCATCTCTTCTATTTCCTCCAAATATAGCTGACCATTTTGCCATATTAGCTAAAAATGAAATAGCTCCAGCCATAGTAGCTGCTACAGTGCTAATTAAAATATCTCTATGTTGTACATGACCTAATTCATGACCTAATACTCCAGATAATTCATTGTCATCTACAATATCCATAAGTCCTCTTGTTACTGCTACTGCAGCATGTTGTGGATTTCTTCCTGTGGCAAAAGCATTAGGTTGTTGTTCGTTAATTATATATACCTTTGGCATTGGTAAATTTGCTCTTTTAGCTAAATTTTCAACTATGTGGTACAAATGACTGTTTGAATCTACAGGTTGTGCACCATACATAGAAAGCACTATTTTATCACTCCACCAGTAAGAGATAAAATTCATAGCTCCTGCAATAATTAAAGCTACAATTGTTCCATTTTGTCCAGCAATAAGATTACCTATAAACATCAAAATAAATGTCATTATTGCCATTAAAAAAAAAGTTTTTAAAGTATTCACTTTAATCCCTCCTTGATTTTGTTTCTTATTTGCCTTATTATACCATTTTATAATAAAAAACATATAAAAAATTTTAAATTTGGACTTTTTTACTTAAAAATAAAATTTTCTCTCTTGTTACAGTTTTTAACTAAATATACTTTTTTCATTTAACTTGAAGAAATGGCAATTTTTAGGTATAATTATCAAAAGATATCTTGTAAGGAGCTATTTTATGAAAAAAATAAAGATAAACACATCTAATTCAGAATATGATATACTTTTGGGAAACAACATTCTTAGCAATTTAAACAATTATTTACAAAATTACGACCAAATTCTTATTTTATCCAATGAAGATATTGGAAATTTATATTTTGATAAATTAAAATCTCATATCAATTCTTTTAATAATCTTCATTTCTTTACTATTCCAGAAGGAGAAAATTATAAAAATATTAATAGTGTTATGTCAATTTATGATTATATGATTGACAATAATTTCTCCAGAAAATCTGTTATTATTTCTCTTGGCGGTGGTGTTATTTGTGATATAGGTGGATTTACTGCTGCTACATATATGAGAGGTATTGATTTTATTCAAATTCCAACTTCTCTTTTATCTCAAGTTGATGCAAGTATTGGTGGTAAAACAGCTATTGACCATTCAAAAGGTAAAAACTTAATTGGGGCTTTTAAACAGCCTAAACTAGTTTTAATAGATACAGATTTTTTAAAAACTCTTCCTAAAGAGCAGTTTTCATCAGGTATGGGAGAAGTTATTAAATACTCATTAATTATCTATTCTAATGATAAATCATACTTTAATTTCTTAAGAAATAACAAAGAGGATATATTAAATCTAAAGATAAACACAGTCACAGATATGATTGAAAAAGCTTGTCTTATAAAAAAATATTTTGTTGAAAATGATGAATTTGAAAATGGAGATAGAGCTCTATTAAATTTAGGACATACCTATGGTCACGCCCTTGAAAAACTTTTTGATTTTAAAAATATAACACATGGAGAAGCTATATCTAAAGGGATTATTTTTGAACTTGAACTTTCAAAAAAAATATACTCTATAGACAGCACATTTATTTCTCAGATAATAGATTTGTTTTTAGATTATAATATCAATCCTTATCCAATATACTACGAAGATGATATTCTTATTGACACTTTAAAAAAAGACAAAAAAAATAGCTTTGGAAATATAACATTTATTATCTTTGATAAAGAATTAAAAACATTGAAAAAAAATGTTGAATCTAAAGATATAAAAGAGATTAATAACATGTTTAAAAATAGATTTATCAAAGGTATAATTGATATTGGAACAAATTCTTGTAGATTATTTATTGCACAAATATTAAAAAAAGACAATCAACTTTTTATTGAAAAAGAACTTTTAAAGCTTGTGAATATAGTAAAATTAGGAGAAGATGTCAATAAAAATAAATTCCTAAAAGAAGAAGCTATTTTTAGAACACTTGACTGTCTAAAAAATTATAAAAATATTTGTCAAAATATGGGTGTTTCTAAACTTATAGCATTTGCTACTTCTGCTACACGAGATGCTACAAATAAAAATGTATTTTTAGATAAGGTTAAAAACCTTGGAATCGATATCAAATGTATAAGTGGACAAACAGAAGCAACTCTTAACTTTAAGGGTAATACACTGGTGTTTTCAGATAATATTTTAGTCGTTGATATTGGCGGTGGGAGTACTGAATTTACACTAGGAAATAAAAATCATATTGAGTTTATTAAAAGTTTTAATGTTGGAGCTGTAAGAGTAACGGAACTTTTTTTTAAAAACGACAATTACTCTACACAAAATATAGATAATTGTATAAAATGGATAGAAGATATTTTACAACCTATTAAAACTTTATCTAATAAAAATTTTAAGTTAGTGGGGGTAGCTGGAACTGCTACTACACAAATATCAGTAGCTAAAAAACTATTAAATTATGATAGTAAAATAGTTCATCTTTCATCTATTACACGTGATGATATTGAAAATAATTTAAAGCTTTTTTTATCTATGGATTTACAAAATAGAAAAAACATTACAGGACTGGAAGAAAAAAGAGCTGATGTAATAATTGCCGGTACTGTTATTCTACAAACAATAATGAAAATGCTAAATTGTAACAAACTTATTGTATCAGAGTCTGATAATTTAAATGGTGCAATGATAACGGAGGAGATAAATAATGATTAACCAAAGAATTGAAACAATTTTAGAAGCTTTTGATACTTTTGATAGTACTGGTAGAAAAAACCTTGTTGCGGGAAAATTATATGACTATTTTATGCAAGATTTTAAAAGTGAATTAACTGAATTATATCAAGATGCGTCTAAAGAAGAAATAAAAGAGGATATTAAAACTCTAGCTGATATGATCTACCTTGAAAATAATCAAATAAAAAGAGAATTTTTAGTTGGAGTTCTAAGACATATTGTAAAAATGATGTAAAATAAAGAGGTGAAAAAATGAAGAAAAAAATTCATTTAGATAGATGCTCTGTAGGTGGCTGAGCTAGCAAAATAGGACCAGAGGTTCTTTCTGATATACTTTTTGATCTTCCAACTGTGGAAGATCAAAATTTAATTGTTGGATTTGAAAAATCTGATGATGCATCAGTTTATAAACTAACTGATGAAATTGCTATGATACAAACTTTAGATTTCTTTACACCTATGGTTGAAGATCCTTATATTTTTGGGCAAATAGCTGCTACTAATTCACTAAGTGATGTGTATGCTATGGGAGGGACTCCTAAAACAGCTATGAATATTGTTTGCTTTCCAAAAAAAATGGATATTTCTATCCTTGGAGAAATCCTAAAAGGTGGTGCACAAAAGGTTGTAGAAGCTGGAGCTGTCCTAAGTGGTGGACACTCAATTCATGATCCAGAAATAAAATATGGATTGTCTGTAACTGGTATTGCACACCCTGATAAAATTTTAAAAAACCATGGTTGTCAAAGTGGTGATATTCTTATTTATACAAAAAAATTAGGAACTGGTATTATTTCTACAGCTAATAAAGCTAATTTAGCTAGTCAGGAGTCTATAGATGAATCTATTAGATATATGACACTATTAAATAAATATGCTGGAGAAATTATTATAAATTATCCTATAACAGCATGTACAGATATTACTGGATTTGGATTTTTAGGCCACGCTTTTGAAATGGCTAAAGGTTCTGAAAAAACTCTTATATTTGAAAAAGATTTTATTCCTTTTATAAAAAATGCTGATCAATATGCTAAGGATTTTATGATAACAACTGGTGGTCAACAAAATAGAAACTTTGTTGGTAATAATATAAAATTTGACAACACTCCACTTTGGTTACAAGAAATTTTATTTGATCCCCAAACATCTGGTGGACTATTATTTTCTGTAAGTCCTGACATTTTACCAACATTACTTAAAGATTTTCAAAATAAGAATATTGAATTTTATGTAGTTGGATCTGTTGAGGATAAACAAAATAAATATTTGATTGTGAGGTAAAAAATGCAAAATCTTTTTCGTAAATTACCAAAAGTAGATATTTTAATGAACAATAAAGAGCTAAGTTCTATTAAAGATAAATTGAGCTATAATGCTTTTTATGAACTTGTAACAAAAGAAATACAAATTTTTAGAGATAAAATAAAATCTGGTCTAATTACAGACTTTACTACAGATGACGTAATTAAATGTACACTTAATTCCGCTAAAAAATATGATAGAAATAACTTAAAAAAAATTATTAACGGAACAGGAGTAATAATTCATACAAATCTTGGACGTTCTATTATTAACAAACGTATTTTTAATAGAGTATCTGAAATAGCTACTAGCTATAATAATCTAGAATATCAATTAAGTACTGGTAAAAGAGGAAATCGTAATTCACATGTAGAAGCTATCCTGTGCAAATTAACTGGAGCTGAAGGAGCTCTTGTAGTAAATAATAACGCTGCAGCTGTAGTAATCTGTCTCAATGAGTTTGCTAAAGGTGGCAATTCAATAGTTTCTCGTGGTGAACTTGTAGAAATTGGAGGTTCTTTTAGAATTCCTGAAATTATGGAGCTTTCAGGAGCTCAACTTAAAGAAGTTGGAACTACTAATAAAACACATATTCAAGATTATGAAAAAGCAATTGATGAAAATACCGCTTTAATTTTAAAAGTCCATACATCTAATTTTAAAATTTTAGGTTTTACAGAAAGCGTTGAAAATAAAGAAATTGCTAGCTTAGGAAAAAAGAAAAATATCCTTACAATGGAAGACCTTGGAAGTGGTGTCTTAGTTGATTTTTCAAAATACGGTGTTACTAAAGAACCAACTGTTCAAGAAAGTATTGCATCTGGAATTGATATTGTAACAATAAGTGGTGATAAATTATTAGGTGGACCACAATGTGGAATTATTTTAGGAAAAAAAGAATTAATTGAACGTTTGAAAAAAAATCCATATTTACGTGCCTTTAGAGTAGATAAATTAGTTCTAAGTACTCTGGAAATGACTTTAGATCTTTACTTAGATGAAAGAGAAGCAATTAAAGAGATACCAACTCTTAGAATGATAACAGAAAAAAGTGAAAATGTACTTGAAAAAGCAAATAAACTATATGAAGCATTATTAGAAATAGGTATAAAAACAACTATTGCTAAAACTAGAGCCAAAATAGGTGGAGGTTCCATGCCTGAAGAAACAGTTCCTAGTTATGCTATACGTTTTCAAGGTAATCCTGAAACACTAGAAAAATTCTTTAGAGAAGGAGATATCAATATTATTGGAAGAATTCATGAAAATAATTTTATTATAGATATGAAAACTATTTTTAATGAAGATATTCCAGTTATAGTAGAAAAAGCAAAACTTCTTAAGGAATTAGTATGAAAAATATTTTAATAGGTCTTGCTGGGCATATCGATCATGGGAAAACTACTCTTATTCAAAATTTAACAGGAGTTAATACTGACTCTCTTCCTGAAGAAAAAAAACGTGGCATGACTATAGATATAGGCTTTACAGAACTTAATTTAGACGGAACATCTATTGGAATTATAGATGTTCCAGGTCATGAAAAATTTATTAAAAATATGACTGCTGGAATAACTGGAATTAATTTTGTAATAATGGTCATAGCTTGCAATGATGGAGTTATGCCTCAAACTATTGAACATTTTGAAATCGTAAACTTACTTGGAGTAAAAAATGGAATTATTGTTCTTACAAAAAAAGATATTTCTACAGAATTACAATACCATAATACACTAACACAATGTAAACAATATTTTAAAAATACATTTTTAGAAAATAAGATATTTGTAATAGATAAGAATGACTTATCAACATATGGTAGTCTTAAATCTTTTATTGCTAGAGAAATCTCATATGTTTTTCTAAATGATTCAAATAACTTTAGACTCAATGTGGATAGGGTTTTTTCAATTAAAGGATTTGGTACTATTGTTACTGGAACTATTATTAGTGGGAAAGTTGCTGTAAATGACGTTTTAACTCTATATCCTAAAAATTTACAAATACGAGTAAAAAATATTCAACATCATAATAAAGATGTTAATTTTTTAGAATCAGGACAAAGATGTGCTCTTAATATCTCAGATGTTGACAAAAATGATATTACAAGGGGAGACGTATTAGCAACTACAAATTCACTCTATACTAGTGATAAAATTGATGTTTTATTCACTCTGTTACCACATATAAAAAAAATTAAAACTAATCATAGAATTAGAATAAATATTGGTACTGATGAAATAATTGGTCGAATTATTTTTCATGATAAAAACTATATTTGCGGTGGTGAGTCAGCATTGGCTCACTTAATTTTAGAAAGTTCTTTAACTGGAACTTTTCATGATATAGGTATTGTTCGCAATTTTACACCTGTATATACTATTGGAAATATAAAAATATTAAATATTACAAGTAATATGAACAAACGTTATGATAACAATTACTTTTCTTTTCTAAAACAACTTTGTTCTGATAACAGTGATGAAATAGTTTCTTCACTTCTCTTGTATTATAATATGTTATCTGAAAGTGAAATTCTCAAATTTATAAATTTTAAAGAACTAGATATAATCTATAAATTACTCTCTAACAATATTATAATTAAATTAGATAAACGTTACATACATATAAAAACATATTACAAATTACTAGATAATTTAAAAACATATCTTGAAAAATATCACATTGCAAATCATCTAGAATCTGGAATAGATAAAGCAACCTTAAAAACTGCTTGTTTTTCTCTTTTTACTATAAAAGAATTTAATGAGTTTTTAAATTATTACTCTACTTTAGAGTCAATCTCTATTTCAAATGATAAAATTTCTCTTAAATCTTTCAAAGTTAGGTTAAATAAAGAAGAGAAGAAAATGAAAGAAGTAATTTTTTCTATATATAAAAATAATAAATTTAATTTAATTCCTTTTGATAAAATTATTCTTACACAAACTGATATAAGATTATTTAGAGAAATGCATAAATATATGCTAGAAAATGATTTTATAGTAGAACTTAAAAACAATAATTATATATTAAAAGGATTTCTAAAAGAAAGTATTAAGATAATCTCTGATTATTTTGCATCTAATTCTACACTAACTTTGTCTCAAGGTAGACAGCTGTTGAATTGTGATAGAGATAGTGTTATACTTATCTTAGAATATCTTGATAAATTAAAGATTACAAAGAAATTAGATAACTATAGAGTTTTAAATAAATAATTAGGAGGCAAAATATGTTAAAAGTTGATGCTATTGGACAAGTATGTCCTGTTCCAATAATTATGACAAAAAATGCATTAAAAAAAATTGAAGAGGGTAAAGTAGAAGTTTCTGTTGATAATAAAATTTCACTAGAAAATCTAGAAAAAATGTCAAAAGAGATGGGATATGCCTACAACATACAAAGTTCCGGAGAAATTTACAGAATTGTCATAAATAAAGTTAAAGAAAATGTTAATATTATCGAAGAAAGTGACAATACTGTGGTTGTTATAAGTTCTCAATTTATGGGTTCTGGAGATCCAGAATTAGGAAAGATATTAATGAAGGGATTCATCTATACTCTTTCAGAAATGGACTTTTTACCAAAAACAATACTTTTGTATAACGAAGGTGTAAAACTAGCAATTGAAGGATCTGAAAATTTAAATGACCTACTAGTTCTTGAAACTAGAGGAGTTGAGATTTTATCTTGTGGTACATGTCTAAACTTCTATGGAATTACTGAGAAGTTAAAAGCTGGTACTATTACTAATATGTATACTATTGCAGAAAAACAATTAAGAGCTACAAAGGTAATAAAACCATGATAAAAGATGAGATATTTTTACTTCTTGTTTCTAATTCTACTCATTATATTATGAAATTAGAAAAAGAGTTGCAAAATTTTGGAATTTGTTGTAGAATTATACCGCTACCAAGTGAAATTAGTGCTGGGTGTGGTCTCTCTATTAAAATAAATCTTCAAGATAGAAGTGAAGTAGAAAATTTAATTAAAAGAGAGAATCTACAAGTAGAACTTTACTTAGTGGAAAAACATGGATTTAAAAAAGAAGTCCACAAAATATAAGGAAGCGGATGAAAACTGGTGTTTTCAACAGTCTTCAAAACTGTCTGGCGGTTTTTAATCGTTGGTAGGTTCGATTCCTACACGCTTCCGCCAATTAGTACTTAATCTCTGTAAATTTACAGAGATTTTTTTATTTTTTGTAAAAATTATATATGTCATTAATTATATGCTTAACGTGACATTAAAATAATTAAAAAAACATATTTTTTTCACGAATTTTTCATTTATTATTTGCAATTAAAGCGATTTTGAATTATAATAGCTTGTAGGGAGGTGGTTTGTATATGAACACACAAAAAGATAATAAACCTTTCGGTCTAACAGTTGGAACACTAACAGTTATGAATATAGCTGCTGTTGTTAGTCTTCGTGGACTTCCAAGTGAGGCCGAATATGGACTTGGTTCTATTTTCTACTATCTATTTGCAGCTGTTGTTTTCCTGATTCCAGTTTCTATGATTTCAGCTGAACTTGCTGCAAGTTTCCCTAAAAAAGGGGGAGTTTATCGTTGGGTTGGAGAGGCCTATGGTTCACGGCTTGGATTCTTAGCTATTTGGTTACAATGGATCCAAAATACCATTTGGTTTCCTACTGTACTTACTTTCTCAGCAGTTTCAATAGCATATATTGGAGCTAATCCTTCTGCAGCAGAAGTTCCTTTAGCTAATAATAAAATATATGTTGCTATTGTCTGCTTAGTTATTTATTGGGGTGCTACATTGATCAACTTAAAAGGTTTATCAGCTAGTGCTAAAATTAGTAAATATGGTGGAATGATTGGTACAATAATTCCAGCTGCTATTTTAACTGTATTTGGAATTATTTGGTTAGTCGAAGGAAGACCTTTACAATTGGATACAAATATTAATACTTTGTTTCCAGATCTCTCTAATCTAAATAACTTAGTATTAGCATCTAGTATCTTCTTGTTCTTTGCGGGTATGGAAATGTCAGCAGTTCA from Fusobacterium hominis includes the following:
- the selD gene encoding selenide, water dikinase SelD; protein product: MGPEVLSDILFDLPTVEDQNLIVGFEKSDDASVYKLTDEIAMIQTLDFFTPMVEDPYIFGQIAATNSLSDVYAMGGTPKTAMNIVCFPKKMDISILGEILKGGAQKVVEAGAVLSGGHSIHDPEIKYGLSVTGIAHPDKILKNHGCQSGDILIYTKKLGTGIISTANKANLASQESIDESIRYMTLLNKYAGEIIINYPITACTDITGFGFLGHAFEMAKGSEKTLIFEKDFIPFIKNADQYAKDFMITTGGQQNRNFVGNNIKFDNTPLWLQEILFDPQTSGGLLFSVSPDILPTLLKDFQNKNIEFYVVGSVEDKQNKYLIVR
- a CDS encoding YihY/virulence factor BrkB family protein codes for the protein MTLQSVKDFFREVISQGKISNIINVVKKALENYKRANSGLWVTSLCFYTILSLVPIFAILFSLGSWLGINDYFLRKLIEYSPLNRASVDLLVTFAQNFIENTRTGILAGLGFLILGWTLISMFSIIEKAFNDIWQVEKTRMFLRKITDYISFIILFPTLLVVSSGTTKIIELLGYENTYFGVVIKILPFITLMLFFTALYMMIPNTKVNFIPALISSIFISLFFYGFQTLFILLQGMVNTYNRIYGSFSVIFIFLFWLRMMWFFLILGAHSCYFLQNRDIHLVGKGPENATFQGKEEVGVIVMYELIERYINNANPVTIKEIAKKYGCPYEMIRYVLEVFIKAELVGEIVDTREERSYVVIKNIDGIKFKTMFRALETYGENVDLYNNEEIDNLLNIIKEKDFDFSFKEFIDKKNHS
- a CDS encoding rhodanese-like domain-containing protein — its product is MNSTLPYERINHEQAKAMMDTEKKYKIIDVRTKEEFELGHIKNAINIPNEEILFEDPYELSDKDEILMIYCRSGHRSLQASLKLHLLGYKNIYEFGGINTWPYEIVK
- the htpX gene encoding zinc metalloprotease HtpX, which codes for MNTLKTFFLMAIMTFILMFIGNLIAGQNGTIVALIIAGAMNFISYWWSDKIVLSMYGAQPVDSNSHLYHIVENLAKRANLPMPKVYIINEQQPNAFATGRNPQHAAVAVTRGLMDIVDDNELSGVLGHELGHVQHRDILISTVAATMAGAISFLANMAKWSAIFGGNRRDDDNGGGNPIALLGVAIFAPLAALLVQMAISRTREYKADRFGATVSGNPEYLANALRKLDMYSRRIPMSNAVPATENMFIVSPLAGSKMANLFSTHPSTEDRIRKLEEMKYER
- the aroB gene encoding 3-dehydroquinate synthase is translated as MKKIKINTSNSEYDILLGNNILSNLNNYLQNYDQILILSNEDIGNLYFDKLKSHINSFNNLHFFTIPEGENYKNINSVMSIYDYMIDNNFSRKSVIISLGGGVICDIGGFTAATYMRGIDFIQIPTSLLSQVDASIGGKTAIDHSKGKNLIGAFKQPKLVLIDTDFLKTLPKEQFSSGMGEVIKYSLIIYSNDKSYFNFLRNNKEDILNLKINTVTDMIEKACLIKKYFVENDEFENGDRALLNLGHTYGHALEKLFDFKNITHGEAISKGIIFELELSKKIYSIDSTFISQIIDLFLDYNINPYPIYYEDDILIDTLKKDKKNSFGNITFIIFDKELKTLKKNVESKDIKEINNMFKNRFIKGIIDIGTNSCRLFIAQILKKDNQLFIEKELLKLVNIVKLGEDVNKNKFLKEEAIFRTLDCLKNYKNICQNMGVSKLIAFATSATRDATNKNVFLDKVKNLGIDIKCISGQTEATLNFKGNTLVFSDNILVVDIGGGSTEFTLGNKNHIEFIKSFNVGAVRVTELFFKNDNYSTQNIDNCIKWIEDILQPIKTLSNKNFKLVGVAGTATTQISVAKKLLNYDSKIVHLSSITRDDIENNLKLFLSMDLQNRKNITGLEEKRADVIIAGTVILQTIMKMLNCNKLIVSESDNLNGAMITEEINND
- the cas6 gene encoding CRISPR-associated endoribonuclease Cas6: MNVWQIDLKVYLLKNISYKGVMKKVTAFIDNTLEKDEYWKKYHKESRNKFYCYNLLYPIEKNGEYREGSIYTIQIRTVLEELKDYFIESLKDNVTIEMKGLVTKEQLLKQKYISKLISVTPVVIKTQKLYWRDELSIEEYLNLLRINLTKKYNEFYKTKLDKNIEMFSGIRFKSKMPVSTKYKDISILGEKIELEIAKNEIAQKLAFFALGVGCGCMAARGFSYVNPRWV